The sequence tctaaatatatataGATTATATTAGAAGTAAACtttgtaaaaataaacatttttgtacatataaattatatcttatatttatgataaatattttatattgtgatacaacattattttaatttttattattcttttaaaaatattaaaataattaattgaaagagATAAGTGattaacaaaaaattctaaatatgcTCTTGTCAAAgaaaaatcacttaaaaatgTTTTGTTGAAGAATAACAACTTCAAATGTTCTCATTTGGTAtgactaggttttttttttggcttaattGTATTTTACCCATAACTTTTAAGTTTTGACGacttttatccttaattttttaattttacatatcttatctttgatttttaagaaacttataACTTTTATccttcatcatttatcatttatctatTAACAAGTGCAAAAGTTAGGAGTAAAAATTGTCTAAAAAATGGATGCAAAAATTTGTTAAGAAAATTGggtgtaaaaaatgtaattatattagGAGTAAAATGATGGAGGATAAAATTAGGATTAAAATgtgttaattaatttgttggagataaaattttctaaaattaaaaagtttgaactataaagtgaaattaagtattttttttatgttggaatcaaagacaatataaaaaaattataataatttcatgTATTATACTCAACCAATTAAATTATAGAGAGAGAGATTGCAttctgaattttaatatttggttGCACATTTCTGTTAAATACGAACGAATCCCGAAACCACCCTATCAGATAACAAGATTAAAGAACCTTTTGGATAAGCAATTTGCAACTTAGAGTAAAAGAGAGGAGTTAATGCCGCCAAAGTTAGGAGAATATGGTCCACATATGCAATGAACAAGTTTCTTTACTTTTAGAGCATTAATTGACTGGTAAATGGCTTCATAGGTAACAATTGCTATGCCATCGCTCCAACCAACAAGAGCGAAAGGGATGAAAACTTCATTGTCGACAAGTTAGTTCCACAGCCCACAGAATTGCTGTTAGTTGTATTTTTAATGCAGCAGTTATGGCAGAGTTGTTTAACTCAATTTTAGTTGGCTTAGTAATTCTTAAGAAAACAACTATTCTTGTATAAAAAATGGTTTGCTATAATActtaaattgtataaaaaattataaatctcaTAAGTAACTCACATCGAAGATGCTTAATAAAAAATTCGATAATCTAcattttaatgattttgattgataaaataatagtataactTTAATGTTAGAAaccacataaaaaaattaaaaattaggtcgaattgtaattttagtaccttataattttaaattcataatttttatttttatttttaaatcaagaaatttagttattatatttttttttttaaaatatacaattttgatTCTCTAGTCATAATCTATAGTTTATTAGTTGATTAATAAATTTGATAGGAGgtaaattcatgattttttattttaatataagataATAAACTAATAAGATTCTTAACTTATTCAGTTAActttataaaaactattttgtatgtattattagttaataattattaatttttttaattattaatatttataaattaaatataatatttaatatataaatacttctagctttattttatatcattgtatatatttttattttgaatagtttaattttttttaattttactaatttatagttaaatttcataaattaatatattatttcttttgtaaattaattttaatatacaaattatttttattctaattatatgaATCAATATAATtgcatgaattaatatttaaattaaataaattacataaatttttttagtagataaattattttattctaattatataaattaataaaattttaatatttaattttttaggaaacttatatgataatatttatgttttaactataaaaaaatatttagtaaataatttttttaatactaattatataaatcaataaaattacataaattaatatataaattattttatgcaatttataaaattatgtaattttatttttatatataaataataaaaaattattttaattgttaaaaatattaagttttttaattttaatttttttaattatttatgcattattttaaattcacttaatttgtataaattgcataaaattattttttaaaaataatatatataatagtttatgtgattttttttttaaatatgataaaataaggaaaaaatttcatatataataatttgttaatttatattaaaatgaaattttataataaaaataaatacatctaaaattaaaataaatatatttaaatattaaatattttattttaatttataaattttataattcataaaaattaatgactCTTAACTCATGATAGATGtaaaatagtatttataaaactaactaaataaaacaaatgttttaccaatttattactttttctttaCACTACATTGACATCAACACATGACATCAAAGTTAACAGTTAATTTTAAATGGTCAACTAACGATTAATTGATAGAatgacaaaaattatttattcagaaaaataaaaaaaaatgccttGGTTCATAAATATGAggagcaaaataaaaaatttaaaattataaaagtaataaaattacaGACTAAAAGTTATAGTGGCATGTGctgtatgaaaattaattttttgttaatttatattaaaataaaattttataataaaaataaatacatctagaattaaaatgaatatatttaaatattaaatatttcattttaatttataaattttataatttagaaaaattaatgactcttaactaataataaatgtaaaatagtatttataaaattaactaaataaaacaaatattttagcaatttattactttttctttaaaCTACATTGACATGACATCAAAGTTAACAGTTAATTTCTCAACTAACGGTCAATTGATAGAAtgacaaatattatttattccgaaaaataaaaaaaatgccttGGTTCATAAATATGaggagcaaaataaaaaaattaaaattataaaaggaataaaattaCAGACTAAAAGTTATAGTGACATGTGctgtatgaaaattaattttttgttaattccttaattaatgttcttaaaataatagttaatatttGCTTATAATAATACACTATTCCtccgttttatttttttctctttttatatattttattttcaatcaaataaaaataatatttttattcatattttctgtgtactttgttttctttccttccttccaaactATTGAGTATGCATTAAATTTGTATGATACTATCTTTTGATTTgaataatcataaatatttatattttttttactcatcaCATTTTATTAACCTTTTCAACTAAATGGTACCTCAAGTCCTCAGAAGTCCTTTCTAGAGCCTAATACACACACCACTCCTtccattttatctattttttcttgttCCTGAAAGTAAGTTATGCTTATAATCAAgagttataaaattaatttcttaaaacacataaagatcttttaagtaaattttatctttttcaataaaGTTTATTCCATAAACAtagtaaaaaaatcaaacatttatCAACTTACTAAAGACATTATAGTAAATTTGTTTAGCATTGAGATACAATAGAAAAGTTGTGACTACTACATTTACGGTTATTTATTTCACATGTTTACTTTCCAATCAATGTTTACATGAGAAAATCATTTCTTACTGaatcataataatttattatgattatatttaataaaactagCTAAATTAGTTgatagtaaaaaattaaaagctgaAAAGTACAATGTAAGGTAGAGAGATCGAGGGAGGAGTGAGGCCTGGACCATTCTAGTACGTAATTCCATTGTGTAGAAGGCTTTACTATTCAGCAGTTAGTGGTATGTTTGTCCACCTATATAAAtgagaattttctttttctatgtaCAATAAGGACAACTATGTTTGAGAATTACTGCTTAAAATCTTCATTATCAGGTCATCTTTAATAGGTATATCCGTGTGAATTCGGGCGACAACGTTGTACACGACACAGAAGTTCTGGatataaatgtaataaaaattaattaataacttttttaataaaattgattatatgcTTCCTGTGTATTCAAatgcaagttaaaaaaatatttcatgttaactaaaaaagttggttaaatatattattacttcaatctcaattaaaaaataaattattttttaaaattgtcattcatttaaatttgatatttaaaaaatagtcattgaaattaatgaaaattaaccctctataaaataaaaatattttagcaatAGACACGTTgaataaagtaaaattaattaaaatttatttatatttaaatataaagtcatttgattttttttatttttatatttgaatccgGAGAAAGTACTTTTATATTAGTTTATGATTGTGGAAAACTTTAGTACCAAAATCACATTCtcattaaatactaaaaaaattaatttattttaaacagaTGATTCagaattaataaagaaaaatttcaaCCACTCCTTGTATATGAAAGCCATTTAAGTTATACCTTTCctgtatatataattaatgtaaattttgtACATTCAAATGTGCtgcaaaaggagaaaaataataGTGCTGCAAAGACAAGTAATTAATTATGTGTAATGCTGTGTGTGTTACGTGTGTATATTCGCACAGAGTTACGTACATCACATCTCACTGCAAAAAACCTTTAACCTGCCAGTTTAGATGTCATCTTCAACCATTGctatccgagtccatttttgtCTCAGTATTccagtatatttattttttggacaTCACTTTACAGGCTAGCTTATACGAAATAAAGCAAGTGATGTgctcaaataaatataaatatgcatAATTTGCCATCCATtgccatttttttctttaacatcaaaagggaaaaagaagaagaaggaaaccaATTAATTCATTCCCAATAGAAAAAGTTATGCCTACCACTAGATATATATGGATTTCTTCAAAAAGGGATGTtcacataataattaaataaagaagaTAACTGtaaatatccaacaaatatcCATTTTTGTCACAACTCCAACAAACCAGACCAATTAAGACAATATAATGATGGGATGAAACTTGCAGTACTCTGTATGCAAATCAACCACAAACCATGATGATGTATACAtatatgatgatgataataGCAATAATATTTATGTTGTCTGTGAAATTTAAAACCCAGAAGAATAGAAGCAGGAAAATTTTACAACTTCACTTTTTCTCCTCCTCTTGGTTTGATGGTTGCTCTTAGAGACTCCTTCATGACCACAGTGAACTCCCACTTGCCAGTGAaatccatcttcttctctggaGGGTATGCACCCCACTCAAACTCCTGCACCATCCTTGCCATCATGAGGTGAATATGCACTGTGGCCATAGCCAAGCCAGGGCAAATCCTTCTCCCAACCCCAAATGGCATCATCTTCACCCCTGTGACCCCAGTTATGTCTGCTTCCTCACCCCCAGAGATGAATCTCTCAGGGTCAAACTTCTCAGGGTTTAACCAATTTTTGGGGTCCTCAGCAATGGCTGGTGTGTACACCTCAACATTTGCATCAATTGGTATGTCATACCCTCCCAAAGTGGTGGGCTCAGTCACAGCATGTGTTAGCACAAAGTGTGTTGGAGGGTGCTTTCTTAGAAGCTCCTTCACCACAGCGTGTAGGTATGGCATTTTCTCAACGTCCTTTTCATCCACCTTCTTCTCTCCCACCGTTCTCTTTATTTCCTCGTACAGCTTTGTCTGAACGTTAGGGTTCGCTATGAGCTGTGCTATGCCCCACTCAACCGCTGTTGCTGTTGTGTCTGTGCCACCGTTAAGAAACTCTGAGCATAAAGACACCAATTCTGCATCAGAGGGTGCTGATTTCTTCCCTTCAACTTTGAGGTCAAAAAGTGTGTCTAGGTAGGAAAACGTTGTGGCGGTGTGATCTGACCCAGGGTTTTGAATTGCTCTTCTtctttgttctataattggaacTAAGAACTCAACCTGTTCTCTGCGAACCTCCAAGGCTTTCTTTCTTTGCTTTGAGAAAAAGGGGCTTAGAATTGGAAGATAGTCATCAATTCTCGGGTCCAAAGTGATGAGAACACTCTTCATAACCTGATCTATTCTCTCCACTGTCTCCTCATCCATCTCAAGACCAAAACACATAGCCACAAGTATGCAAAAAACAGCAAACCTGGCATCCTTGAGCACCCAAACCACGCCGTTATTCTTCTCGGCCTCGTCCTTGAGTCTGTTGATGAGCTTGTCCATCGCATTGTCCCGAACACTGCGAAACTCCTTAAGTCTTGTTGAGCTGAGCATGTTCTGCACCATGTTCCTCCTCAGCGACTTCCACACGGGGCCATAGGTCGCTGCATTCACGGTGAACTTGTTTTCACTGAAGATGGTTCTGGTGGGGTTCTCGGGGGGCCTGGTGGCGTAGGTTGCACCCTTTTGGATCATGGCCTCGTGGACCAGTTTTGCGTCGGTGAGGATGATCATGGTCCTTGTTCCCATCTTGAGGGTGAAGATTGAGCCATATTTGAGTCTCACATCGTTCACATACTCAAAGAAAGGTTTCCCAGAACGAGCAACTTGGAAGAGGTTCCCAACAATAGGCCACCCGGGGGGTCCTGGAGGGAGGTTGAActttttggatttggatttcTGTTTGAGGAAGAAAATTAGGCCAGATATGAAGAAAGCTAAGGCAGTGAAGATGAAGTGGTCGTAGGAGGAAAGAGTGGCCATTTTAGGGAATTGGAGGAGAATGAGATGGTTTATTAAGTGAAGTGGAGGATGGTGCATAGAGGGTATAAAAATGAAAGGGAGCGTGAAATTGTAGGTGGGCTTAATTAAAGCACTATCAAGATTGAAGAGagaacagaagaagaagaagaagaaggtggtGGTTGTCGTGGTGTGagtaccttttttttctttttcaacgaTCATCTCTAGGATCTTTGTTTTTTCATGAGCCTTTGAGTTATTTTTACAAGTttagattctttaacctgattattaaattaatttttaatttcaaattttcattccTTTCGCACAAACTCAACTTATATTACCAATTAAACTACGTCTCATTAGATTGGTGTGAGTTCATTTTAGTTACTGCTACAATTGTGTTGGGGTTGGGGGGCTGTTGAGAGAGGGTTCTGATGTTGACTGCTACTTAATATTAATGGACTCAACCACTTTGGTTGGAGAACTTGGACATGATGCATGCATTTGAAGAGATGTGATGGGGGAAATTTATGACTAACCACAAGAAAACAAATGGTGCGGCTCACAGGTAAGGGGTTAAAAACATTAAATGCATCATCGCTGACAAACCATCATAGTAATTAATTGCATGCCATGCACTGAATATGAAATTTGAGAAATGAAGAGTCAACGACAGCTTCTTGCTTTTCGGCACATTATATTATACGTAACATTGTCACCTTCAACACTTTTAAGTTTCATTCCAGCcattatactaaaaaaaaattatattgtagtAATCCCTTAGGATCACACTCTTGCTCTGCGGGGACCATGGTCAACGACAAATTTTGCTCAAGCACGGTTCTTAAGATAAGCACACACTCGTGCAGCAATAAAGTCCACGGCATCTCGTCAATCATGGCATGTAATGTTGAGTTCAACAAATCCTAATTCACAAATTAGGCAAATGTTTGGAttgtttgttttgaaaaatgttagTATTGAGAAAGAGTAAGGTACTATTTTGATACTCAACG comes from Glycine soja cultivar W05 chromosome 20, ASM419377v2, whole genome shotgun sequence and encodes:
- the LOC114403695 gene encoding cytochrome P450 77A3 produces the protein MIVEKEKKGTHTTTTTTFFFFFFCSLFNLDSALIKPTYNFTLPFIFIPSMHHPPLHLINHLILLQFPKMATLSSYDHFIFTALAFFISGLIFFLKQKSKSKKFNLPPGPPGWPIVGNLFQVARSGKPFFEYVNDVRLKYGSIFTLKMGTRTMIILTDAKLVHEAMIQKGATYATRPPENPTRTIFSENKFTVNAATYGPVWKSLRRNMVQNMLSSTRLKEFRSVRDNAMDKLINRLKDEAEKNNGVVWVLKDARFAVFCILVAMCFGLEMDEETVERIDQVMKSVLITLDPRIDDYLPILSPFFSKQRKKALEVRREQVEFLVPIIEQRRRAIQNPGSDHTATTFSYLDTLFDLKVEGKKSAPSDAELVSLCSEFLNGGTDTTATAVEWGIAQLIANPNVQTKLYEEIKRTVGEKKVDEKDVEKMPYLHAVVKELLRKHPPTHFVLTHAVTEPTTLGGYDIPIDANVEVYTPAIAEDPKNWLNPEKFDPERFISGGEEADITGVTGVKMMPFGVGRRICPGLAMATVHIHLMMARMVQEFEWGAYPPEKKMDFTGKWEFTVVMKESLRATIKPRGGEKVKL